One stretch of Amblyraja radiata isolate CabotCenter1 chromosome 9, sAmbRad1.1.pri, whole genome shotgun sequence DNA includes these proteins:
- the mgat2 gene encoding LOW QUALITY PROTEIN: alpha-1,6-mannosyl-glycoprotein 2-beta-N-acetylglucosaminyltransferase (The sequence of the model RefSeq protein was modified relative to this genomic sequence to represent the inferred CDS: inserted 1 base in 1 codon; deleted 2 bases in 2 codons): protein MRLRVYKRKVLLLALVMLVAACALWTGGRQRKAEAVVREEAAAATRQGQGLGRRXNESRADAPDNHTLTYRALVYQLNFDQVVRNGLGSVPPGTRAAAPAAGHDLVMVVQVHDRPEHLQLLVESLRRARGLQRLLLIFSHDLWSPRINRIVDSVDFCPVLQIFFPFSLQLYPGEFPGHDPRDCPRDVGRTAALRMGCNNAQFPDSFGHYREAHFSQTKHHWWWKLHFVWDKVKALQDYKGLVLFIEEDHYLSPDFYHALKAMWSLKTENCPDCDVLSLGTYARVGDYGDKSNKVEVKTWRSTEHNMGMAMDRATYQKLMECTDAFCKYDDYNWDWTLQHLTVSCLPRYWKVMVCEAPRIFHSGDCGMHHKKACTPSVEISKIDRILSNNAQHLFPETMTISKVYPLGAITPHVKNGGWGDIRDHELCASYRRLQ, encoded by the exons atgAGGCTCCGCGTGTACAAGAGGAAGGTGCTGCTGCTGGCGCTGGTCATGTTGGTGGCCGCCTGCGCCCTGTGGACGGGCGGCCGCCAGAGGAAGGCCGAGGCGGTGGTGCGGGaggaggcggcggcggcgacgCGGCAGGGGCAGGGCCTGGGCCGGC TGAACGAGTCGCGGGCGGACGCCCCCGACAACCACACGCTGACCTACCGGGCGCTGGTCTACCAGCTCAACTTCGACCAGGTGGTGAGGAACGGCCTGGGGTCAGTGCCCCCGGGGACGCGGGCCgccgctcccgccgccggccATGACCTGGTGATGGTGGTCCAGGTCCACGACCGGCCTGAGCACCTGCAGCTGCTGGTGGAGTCACTGCGCAGGGCCCGCGGCCTGCAGCGTCTGCTCCTCATCTTTAGCCACGACCTGTGGTCGCCCCGCATCAACCGCATCGTGGACTCCGTCGACTTCTGCCCCGTGCTGCAGATCTTCTTCCCCTTCAGCCTGCAGCTTTACCCAGGGGAGTTCCCGGGCCACGACCCCCGAGACTGCCCGCGGGATGTGGGCCGCACCGCCGCCCTGCGGATGGGCTGCAACAACGCCCAGTTCCCCGACTCCTTCGGACACTACCGGGAGGCACACTTCAGTCAGACCAAGCACCACTGGTGGTGGAAGCTGCACTTCGTCTGGGACAAAGTCAAGGCCTTGCAGGATTACAAGGGCCTGGTGCTCTTCATTGAGGAGGACCACTACCTCTCGCCCGACTTTTACCAC GCCCTCAAAGCCATGTGGAGCTTGAAGACTGAAAACTGTCCCGACTGCGACGTACTGTCCCTCGGCACATACGCGCGGGTTGGTGATTACGGAGACAAATCGAATAAAGTTGAAGTGAAAACCTGGCGATCGACAGAA CATAACATGGGCATGGCCATGGACAGGGCGACTTACCAGAAACTGATGGAATGCACAGATGCTTTCTGCAAATACGATGACTATAACTGGGATTGGACACTGCAGCACCTAACAGTATCTTGTTTGCCTCGGTATTGGAAGGTGATGGTTTGTGAAGCTCCTCGCATTTTCCACTCTGGTGATTGTGGCATGCATCACAAGAAAGCTTGCACACCCTCTGTTGAAATTTCTAAAATAGACAGAATTCTAAGTAACAATGCACAGCATTTGTTCCCAGAAACAATGACAATAAGCAAAGTCTATCCATTGGGTGCAATCACTCCACATGTGAaaaatggaggttggggggatatAAGGGACCATGAACTTTGTGCAAGTTATCGTCGGTTGCAGTAA